The following are from one region of the Bradyrhizobium septentrionale genome:
- the rlmB gene encoding 23S rRNA (guanosine(2251)-2'-O)-methyltransferase RlmB: MSDRDRKPNFRGKGGKPFQKGAKFARPPAWRDRESGSDGPVILYGWHTVAAALANPDRQIRKLYLTENAARRLAEENIATRVTPEIVRPGDIDRRLTPDAVHQGLLAEADPLPSPDIDSLALEGIVLVLDQITDPHNVGAILRSAAAFAVKAIVTTARHSPEATGVLAKSASGALELVPMVTVQNLARALNELNERGFQTVGLDSEGSEDLGKVQLQAPLALVLGAEGKGLRQLTRETCRVVARLDMPGEIKSLNVSNAAVLALYIGASRLGLM, encoded by the coding sequence ATGAGCGATCGCGACCGCAAACCCAATTTCCGAGGCAAGGGCGGTAAACCCTTCCAAAAAGGGGCAAAATTCGCCCGTCCGCCGGCCTGGCGGGACCGCGAATCCGGTTCCGACGGGCCGGTGATTCTGTATGGCTGGCACACGGTGGCGGCGGCCCTGGCCAACCCGGACCGCCAGATCCGCAAGCTTTACCTCACCGAGAACGCGGCAAGGCGGCTCGCCGAGGAAAACATCGCGACCCGCGTCACCCCGGAGATCGTCCGTCCCGGCGACATCGACCGGCGCCTCACCCCCGATGCCGTGCATCAGGGCCTTTTGGCGGAGGCCGATCCCCTGCCCTCGCCCGATATCGACTCGCTGGCGCTGGAGGGCATCGTGCTGGTGCTCGACCAGATCACCGATCCGCACAATGTCGGCGCCATCCTGCGTTCGGCCGCGGCATTCGCGGTCAAGGCGATCGTCACCACCGCCCGCCACAGCCCGGAGGCGACCGGCGTACTGGCGAAATCCGCCTCCGGCGCGCTCGAGCTGGTGCCGATGGTCACGGTACAGAATCTGGCGCGCGCGCTGAACGAATTGAACGAGCGCGGCTTCCAGACCGTCGGCCTCGACAGCGAGGGCTCGGAGGATCTCGGCAAGGTTCAGCTGCAGGCGCCGCTCGCGCTGGTGCTCGGTGCCGAAGGCAAGGGCTTGCGGCAATTGACGCGCGAGACCTGCCGCGTCGTCGCCCGCCTCGATATGCCCGGCGAGATCAAGAGCCTCAACGTCTCGAACGCCGCCGTGCTCGCGCTCTATATCGGCGCCAGCCGGCTCGGGCTGATGTAA
- a CDS encoding urease accessory protein, translated as MFGILSLGFLLGMQHALEPDHIAAVSSIAARRTHVGDIVKHGLTWGLGHTMTLFIFAGAAILLGRAIPETVAQPIETAVGVMLVGLGAHLWWRLWRDRVHFHTHSHGDGTAHFHAHSHAGEFLPHARAAHSHAHGFRWRTLLVGLMHGMAGSAALLVLTVSQAPNPVTGLGYVALFGVGSMIGMGVLSSVIAVPLAASARWLTWANRGLQIAVGAVTIAIGIHSIVENAFT; from the coding sequence ATGTTCGGAATCTTGAGTCTTGGCTTTCTGCTCGGCATGCAGCACGCGCTGGAGCCCGATCACATCGCGGCGGTATCGAGCATTGCGGCACGCCGGACCCATGTCGGCGACATCGTCAAGCACGGCCTGACCTGGGGCCTCGGCCACACCATGACATTGTTCATCTTTGCCGGTGCCGCGATCCTGCTCGGGCGGGCAATCCCCGAGACGGTCGCGCAGCCGATCGAGACCGCGGTCGGCGTCATGCTGGTCGGCCTCGGCGCGCATCTGTGGTGGCGGCTGTGGCGCGACCGCGTGCACTTCCACACCCATTCGCATGGCGACGGCACCGCGCATTTTCACGCCCACAGCCACGCCGGTGAATTCTTGCCGCATGCCCGCGCCGCACACAGCCACGCGCACGGTTTCCGCTGGCGCACGCTGCTGGTCGGCCTGATGCACGGCATGGCGGGCTCCGCGGCGCTCCTGGTGCTGACGGTGTCGCAGGCCCCAAACCCGGTGACCGGGCTTGGCTATGTCGCCCTGTTCGGCGTCGGCTCGATGATCGGCATGGGCGTGCTGTCGAGCGTGATCGCGGTGCCGCTGGCGGCCTCGGCGCGCTGGCTGACCTGGGCCAATCGCGGGCTGCAAATTGCGGTCGGCGCGGTCACGATCGCGATCGGGATCCATTCGATCGTCGAGAACGCATTCACCTGA
- a CDS encoding twin-arginine translocation signal domain-containing protein: MSRAKTTDTTSRRRFLAGTAAAAALAGAPALSAEPPVDPALDAIARHRQAFADLLAAIAATENTDPHTDARSDAEDRQTEACSHETDMAWELAGTTPTTTAGIAAVLEYVNRYETAGELWPNVHDCTGPRSWHFKLRQTMARAAAKLSGAAGFEQARSDDVQLVPHLGTD, translated from the coding sequence ATGTCACGGGCTAAGACCACAGATACCACATCGAGACGGCGGTTTCTCGCCGGTACCGCCGCCGCGGCCGCCCTGGCCGGCGCTCCCGCGCTTTCGGCCGAGCCACCCGTGGATCCGGCTCTGGACGCCATCGCCCGGCATCGGCAAGCCTTTGCCGACCTCTTGGCGGCGATCGCCGCTACCGAAAACACCGATCCCCACACGGACGCACGTTCCGACGCGGAAGATCGCCAAACCGAGGCCTGCAGTCATGAGACTGATATGGCTTGGGAACTGGCAGGCACGACACCGACGACAACCGCCGGCATCGCCGCCGTGTTGGAATATGTCAACCGGTACGAGACCGCCGGCGAACTGTGGCCAAACGTCCACGACTGCACCGGTCCTAGGAGCTGGCACTTCAAGCTGAGGCAAACCATGGCTCGGGCTGCGGCCAAGCTGAGTGGGGCCGCGGGTTTCGAGCAGGCCCGAAGCGACGACGTCCAGCTGGTGCCGCACCTAGGCACTGACTGA
- a CDS encoding type I restriction enzyme HsdR N-terminal domain-containing protein yields the protein MGIPARVSARISAQLKKYQKVLGAAKQRDIGESDTVTIITDFLCDALGYDKYKEVSSEHAIRGTYVDRIVTVDNKKRFLIEAKAIGVELKDSHVKQAIDYAANEGVSWVVLSNGAVWRLYNLRFAKPIDKTLVFEINILSCDSKDEDTIGCFGSLSSEGYSKDSLTELLNEKQTSSKYTVAAVLRTEKIVESIRKEVRRLSGIRLDSEYLSSLLENEIVKRELIDSEEATAAAAYVKKLQKTAEKEKADATITVAAVAADAPSAG from the coding sequence ATGGGAATTCCGGCGAGAGTTTCTGCGCGCATATCCGCACAGCTAAAAAAATATCAGAAAGTGCTGGGGGCCGCGAAGCAACGGGACATCGGCGAGTCAGATACCGTTACCATCATCACCGACTTTCTCTGCGATGCATTGGGCTACGACAAATACAAGGAGGTTTCTAGCGAGCACGCAATCCGCGGAACCTATGTCGACCGCATCGTGACAGTCGACAATAAAAAACGATTCTTGATCGAGGCAAAAGCAATAGGGGTTGAGCTCAAGGACTCTCACGTCAAGCAGGCCATCGACTATGCTGCGAACGAAGGAGTTTCTTGGGTCGTTCTCTCGAATGGAGCAGTATGGCGCCTGTATAATCTGAGATTTGCGAAGCCGATCGATAAGACGCTCGTATTCGAGATCAATATCCTATCCTGCGATAGCAAAGACGAAGATACTATTGGGTGCTTTGGCAGCCTCAGTTCTGAAGGATATTCGAAAGACTCGCTGACGGAGCTGTTGAACGAAAAGCAGACGAGCAGCAAGTATACAGTGGCGGCCGTATTACGAACTGAAAAGATAGTGGAGTCGATCCGTAAGGAAGTTCGTCGGCTCTCCGGCATAAGATTGGATTCGGAATATTTGTCTTCGCTGTTAGAGAATGAAATCGTGAAACGCGAACTCATCGATAGCGAGGAGGCGACTGCTGCAGCGGCATATGTGAAAAAGCTACAGAAGACTGCCGAAAAAGAGAAGGCTGATGCCACAATCACGGTGGCTGCGGTAGCTGCAGACGCGCCGTCCGCTGGGTAG
- a CDS encoding NYN domain-containing protein yields the protein MAAQDEPAIKNVMAFFDGQNLFQHAKEAFGHHHPNYDPAKLHKAVCAANNWRATLTRFYTGVPTAIESPMWAAYWSNRVLALKRAGVLVTTRQLRYRREQLFDGNGDPILEPDGKPKIITTPQEKGIDVRLALDLVSLARKKQFDIALVFSQDQDLQEVVHEIADISKEQDRWIRVACAFPSGGNASSGRGIDKVDWFRMDQTFYDACLDPRDYRPKRA from the coding sequence ATGGCGGCACAAGACGAGCCAGCAATAAAGAACGTGATGGCCTTCTTTGATGGCCAGAACTTATTTCAGCATGCCAAAGAAGCCTTTGGCCACCACCATCCAAACTACGATCCAGCCAAATTACACAAGGCCGTTTGTGCCGCGAATAACTGGCGGGCGACTCTCACTCGCTTTTATACGGGGGTGCCGACAGCAATAGAGTCCCCGATGTGGGCGGCATATTGGTCAAATAGGGTGTTGGCTCTCAAGAGGGCCGGTGTCCTAGTGACAACGCGTCAGCTCAGGTATCGGAGAGAGCAACTATTTGACGGGAATGGGGACCCTATTCTTGAGCCCGATGGGAAGCCCAAAATCATTACGACGCCGCAAGAAAAGGGAATCGACGTTCGCCTCGCACTCGATCTCGTTTCTTTAGCGCGAAAAAAGCAGTTCGATATTGCACTTGTCTTTAGCCAAGACCAAGACCTTCAAGAAGTGGTTCACGAAATAGCCGACATATCAAAGGAACAAGATCGGTGGATACGTGTAGCCTGCGCCTTCCCATCGGGGGGTAATGCATCGTCAGGGCGCGGCATAGATAAGGTTGATTGGTTTCGTATGGATCAAACATTTTATGACGCCTGTCTCGATCCTCGCGACTATAGACCAAAACGAGCGTGA
- a CDS encoding IS1380-like element ISBdi2 family transposase: MTDDTILPFSFPAVHAKKVTAAFDGGRLTSNGGVMLLAMAERRLGLADNLARVFPDRRDPTRVVHSLVDMFRARMFAICCGYEDADDLDHLRSDPAFKLACGRLPDTGRDLCSQPTLSRLENAPRLRDVIRLTYTLVDAWMDSYPREPASVTLDIDDTCDVVHGHQQLSLFNAHYDERCFLPIHVYDTEKSRPVAVVLRPGKTPGGVEVRAHLRRLIRHIRTRWHNTRITFRGDGHYARPEAMAWCETNGIDYIFGLSGTKPLARKLDEAADDIRTRRAIENLPVLRGYTETRHKAKSWDRERRTVARIEATMLGLDIRFVVTSLDVGSAEWIYDSLYCARGQAENLIKLHKTQLASDRTSCRSALANQVRLVLHTAAYWLMLTVRDAIPKARELATAEFATLRLRLLKLAARVVETTSRIRLAFAAACPEADLIRGLPGALLPLGP; the protein is encoded by the coding sequence ATGACCGACGATACGATTCTGCCCTTCTCGTTTCCAGCCGTTCACGCCAAGAAAGTCACAGCTGCCTTCGATGGCGGTCGGCTGACCTCGAACGGGGGCGTGATGCTTCTGGCGATGGCCGAGCGGCGTCTCGGCTTGGCCGACAATTTGGCCCGGGTGTTCCCGGATCGGCGCGATCCGACGCGGGTCGTGCACAGCCTTGTCGATATGTTCCGCGCGCGCATGTTCGCGATCTGCTGCGGCTACGAGGACGCCGACGACCTCGATCATCTGCGGTCCGATCCCGCATTCAAGCTGGCCTGCGGACGGCTGCCGGACACGGGTCGCGATCTGTGTTCCCAACCGACGCTGTCGCGGCTGGAGAATGCTCCGCGCCTGCGCGACGTGATCCGACTGACCTACACTTTGGTCGACGCATGGATGGATAGCTACCCGCGCGAGCCGGCATCCGTCACGCTCGACATCGATGATACCTGCGATGTCGTCCACGGCCATCAGCAGCTCTCGCTGTTCAACGCTCATTATGACGAACGCTGCTTCCTGCCGATCCACGTCTACGACACGGAGAAGAGCCGGCCCGTGGCGGTCGTGTTGCGGCCCGGCAAGACGCCGGGCGGCGTCGAGGTGCGTGCCCATCTGCGCCGCCTGATCCGGCATATCCGGACGCGGTGGCACAACACGCGAATTACGTTCCGTGGCGACGGGCACTATGCCCGGCCGGAGGCCATGGCGTGGTGCGAGACCAACGGCATCGACTACATCTTCGGTCTGTCCGGCACCAAGCCGCTCGCCAGAAAACTCGACGAGGCCGCCGACGACATCCGCACGCGACGCGCCATCGAGAACCTGCCGGTTCTGCGTGGCTATACCGAGACGCGCCACAAGGCCAAGTCCTGGGATCGCGAACGGCGTACCGTCGCCCGTATTGAGGCGACGATGCTCGGCCTCGACATCCGTTTCGTCGTCACCAGCCTCGATGTCGGCTCGGCCGAGTGGATCTACGACAGCCTGTATTGCGCGCGCGGCCAAGCCGAGAATCTGATCAAGCTGCATAAGACACAGCTCGCCTCCGATCGCACCAGCTGCCGTTCGGCGCTCGCCAATCAAGTCCGCCTCGTTCTCCACACCGCCGCTTATTGGCTGATGCTGACCGTGCGCGACGCGATTCCCAAAGCCCGGGAATTGGCCACAGCCGAGTTCGCGACGCTGCGTCTTCGTCTCTTGAAACTCGCTGCCCGTGTCGTCGAGACCACGAGCCGCATTCGCCTTGCGTTTGCCGCGGCATGTCCCGAAGCCGACCTGATCCGCGGCTTGCCAGGCGCGCTGCTGCCGCTCGGTCCTTGA
- the tnpC gene encoding IS66 family transposase — MTLSSRLAALSEECSTLATERDAAIAQRDAAIQENDKLLMILSQYKRTIFGPRSETLDIGQLSLFTIRAQAVRAAANDDVTGGRLPDGAEGRGKRPARRNRGKLPEHLPRIDVVIDIESHICPCCGEQLHKIGETVKEAFDVIPMQYRVKRIMRPRYGCRGCRQGVLQAPAPAQAIDGGMVTEALLAHVAVMKYGYQLPLYRQEQMFAAQGITLDRQTLASWMGRVAWWLKPLHALLRRAVMSYPRLFADETPLPVLDPGRGRTKVCQFWAIATDDRPWGGPAPPAVVYVFAEDRKAIRARQLFGDYDGILQVDGYAGYKGLIKNGGRLVQLAFCFAHARRKFWDVHIATKSPIAAEALQRIAMFYAIEDRIRGLPATQRAAVRQSDTRPLIEDFKPWLEARLLEVSKKSGLGKAIRYTLNHWDGLTRFIDDGRIEIDSNTVERSIKPIGLGKKNYLFAGSEGGAETWATLASLINSAKLHDIDPRHYFTDVLERIVSGRTKINQLNTLLPWNWKAERDGSEPKLAA; from the coding sequence ATGACGCTATCGTCACGGCTTGCGGCGTTGTCGGAGGAATGCAGCACGCTGGCGACCGAGCGTGATGCAGCGATCGCCCAACGCGACGCTGCGATCCAGGAGAACGACAAGCTCCTGATGATCCTGTCCCAGTACAAGCGCACGATCTTCGGTCCGCGCTCCGAGACACTGGATATCGGACAGCTGTCTCTCTTCACCATCAGGGCACAGGCGGTTCGTGCCGCCGCCAACGACGACGTGACCGGAGGCAGGCTGCCTGACGGAGCGGAGGGCCGTGGAAAGCGACCGGCGCGACGCAACCGGGGGAAGCTTCCGGAGCATTTGCCGCGCATCGATGTCGTGATCGATATCGAGAGCCACATCTGCCCTTGCTGCGGCGAGCAGCTGCACAAGATCGGGGAGACCGTCAAGGAAGCCTTCGACGTCATTCCGATGCAGTACCGGGTCAAGCGCATCATGCGTCCACGGTACGGCTGCCGGGGATGCCGCCAGGGTGTTCTGCAGGCACCCGCGCCGGCCCAGGCGATCGACGGTGGAATGGTGACGGAAGCCTTGCTGGCCCACGTCGCGGTGATGAAATACGGCTACCAGCTGCCGCTGTATCGCCAGGAACAGATGTTTGCCGCCCAAGGCATCACGCTCGACCGGCAAACGCTGGCCTCGTGGATGGGCCGCGTCGCCTGGTGGCTGAAGCCGCTTCACGCGCTGTTGCGCCGCGCAGTGATGTCCTACCCGCGGCTGTTTGCCGACGAGACGCCGCTGCCAGTTCTCGATCCCGGCCGTGGCAGAACCAAAGTCTGCCAGTTCTGGGCGATCGCCACCGACGACCGCCCGTGGGGCGGCCCGGCGCCGCCGGCAGTAGTCTACGTGTTCGCCGAGGATCGCAAGGCAATCCGCGCCAGGCAGCTGTTTGGAGACTACGACGGCATCCTGCAGGTCGACGGCTACGCCGGGTACAAGGGGCTGATTAAAAACGGCGGCCGTCTGGTACAACTGGCGTTCTGCTTCGCGCATGCGCGGCGGAAGTTCTGGGACGTCCACATCGCGACGAAATCGCCGATTGCCGCGGAAGCGCTGCAGCGGATCGCGATGTTCTACGCCATTGAGGATCGCATTCGCGGTTTGCCGGCGACGCAGCGAGCTGCGGTGCGACAATCCGACACCAGACCGCTGATCGAGGACTTCAAGCCCTGGCTCGAGGCGCGACTGCTGGAAGTCTCGAAGAAATCCGGCCTTGGCAAGGCGATCCGCTACACCCTCAACCATTGGGATGGCCTGACGCGATTCATCGATGATGGGCGCATCGAGATCGACAGCAATACGGTCGAACGCAGCATCAAGCCGATCGGGCTGGGAAAGAAAAACTATCTGTTCGCAGGCAGTGAGGGCGGCGCCGAAACCTGGGCCACTCTCGCATCACTCATCAACTCCGCAAAGCTTCACGACATCGACCCACGGCACTATTTTACTGATGTTCTCGAGCGCATCGTCTCCGGACGTACCAAGATCAATCAGCTGAACACGCTGCTGCCGTGGAATTGGAAAGCCGAGCGCGATGGTTCGGAGCCAAAGCTCGCCGCTTGA
- the tnpA gene encoding IS66-like element accessory protein TnpA, translated as MDGHKDSAVLSRMDLVETGRRRRWTRAEKLRIVEESFSGPRLVSATARRYGISRQLLLSWRKAWTCHDPAEEDSIGPTFVPAIVAASTPPTTEAVETGQIEIVSPQGLRVVFGPGADIEAVVRIARGLARR; from the coding sequence ATGGACGGACATAAGGACAGTGCGGTGCTGAGCCGCATGGATTTGGTGGAGACCGGTCGGCGGCGACGCTGGACGCGTGCGGAGAAGCTCAGAATCGTAGAGGAGAGCTTCTCGGGGCCACGACTGGTGTCGGCGACGGCTCGCCGGTATGGGATATCACGTCAGCTTCTGCTGAGCTGGCGCAAGGCTTGGACCTGTCATGATCCGGCCGAAGAGGATTCGATCGGCCCGACATTCGTCCCTGCGATAGTTGCGGCAAGTACGCCGCCAACGACGGAAGCTGTCGAGACAGGTCAGATCGAAATCGTGAGCCCTCAGGGGCTGCGCGTGGTCTTCGGCCCCGGTGCGGATATCGAGGCGGTCGTTCGAATTGCTCGGGGCCTGGCGCGCCGATGA
- the tnpB gene encoding IS66 family insertion sequence element accessory protein TnpB (TnpB, as the term is used for proteins encoded by IS66 family insertion elements, is considered an accessory protein, since TnpC, encoded by a neighboring gene, is a DDE family transposase.) produces MIPIPTGVRVWLATGHTDMRCGFPSLALRVQEVLKRDAMGGGLFCFRGKRGDLLKVIWHDGQGACLFTKRLERGRFIWPSVAGESVTISPAQLSYLLSGIDWRNPQETQRPTRVG; encoded by the coding sequence ATGATCCCGATCCCGACGGGCGTGCGGGTGTGGCTGGCGACGGGCCATACCGACATGCGGTGCGGCTTTCCGAGCCTGGCTCTGCGCGTGCAGGAAGTGCTCAAGCGCGACGCCATGGGCGGCGGTCTTTTCTGCTTCCGGGGCAAACGCGGTGATCTATTGAAGGTCATTTGGCACGATGGCCAGGGCGCCTGCTTGTTCACCAAAAGACTCGAGAGAGGCAGGTTCATCTGGCCATCGGTTGCTGGTGAATCGGTAACGATCTCTCCGGCGCAGTTGAGCTATCTGTTGTCCGGGATCGATTGGCGCAACCCTCAAGAAACCCAGCGTCCGACGCGGGTCGGATAG
- the tnpC gene encoding IS66 family transposase, with the protein MISKPDDLPSDLVSALAALQAEREARQKAEAKAANWQAQAANAQAKLSDTEALIAHLELRIEKLKRELHGQRSERSARLLEQLELELEELVTTASEDELAAQAAAAKTQNVRPFMRKRPVRKPWPDDIERERVVIETPTTCACCGGSRLAKIGEDVTKTLEEIPRRFKLIETVREKFTCRDCEKISQPPAPFHATPRGFIGPQLLATILFDKFGMHIPLNRQSARFKAEGIDLPLSTLADQVGHGTFAVMPLFHLIERHVLAAERLHGDDTTIRILAKGKCTTGRIWTYVRDDRPFAGPAPPAAVYYASSDRRGEHPQRHLAAFAGILQADCYSGFEPLFDPQKKALPITPAFCVAHARRGFFELADIEKNAREGKKGKPVSPIALEAVRRLDTLFEIERAINGRGAGERRAARQEQSKSLLEDMHAWLLRERETLSRSSEVLKPINYMLRRWDGFARFLDDGRICLTNNCAERALRGIALGRRNWTFAGSQRGADRAAIMLTMITTCRLNDVDPKAWLADVLARIADHPASRLHELLPWEWKLLRQADKPANQQAA; encoded by the coding sequence ATGATATCGAAGCCGGATGATCTTCCATCGGACCTTGTCAGTGCCCTGGCGGCGCTGCAGGCCGAGCGTGAGGCGCGACAGAAAGCCGAGGCGAAGGCCGCCAACTGGCAGGCGCAAGCCGCGAATGCGCAGGCGAAACTGTCGGATACCGAGGCGCTGATCGCTCATCTCGAGTTGCGCATCGAGAAGCTGAAACGCGAACTGCACGGGCAGCGATCCGAGCGCTCGGCACGGCTGCTCGAGCAGTTGGAGTTGGAGCTCGAAGAACTCGTCACCACGGCGAGCGAGGATGAGCTTGCCGCACAGGCCGCAGCGGCGAAGACGCAGAACGTCCGCCCCTTCATGCGCAAGCGGCCGGTGCGCAAGCCATGGCCTGACGATATCGAACGCGAGCGCGTCGTCATTGAGACTCCAACGACCTGCGCCTGCTGCGGTGGATCGCGGCTGGCGAAGATCGGTGAGGATGTGACCAAGACGCTGGAGGAGATCCCGCGCCGCTTCAAGCTGATCGAGACGGTACGCGAGAAGTTCACCTGCCGCGATTGCGAGAAGATCAGCCAGCCGCCCGCGCCGTTCCATGCCACGCCGCGCGGCTTCATCGGCCCACAATTGCTGGCGACGATCCTGTTCGACAAGTTCGGCATGCATATCCCGCTCAACCGCCAGAGTGCGCGCTTTAAGGCCGAGGGGATCGACCTGCCGTTGTCGACGCTGGCCGACCAGGTCGGCCACGGGACCTTCGCCGTCATGCCGCTCTTCCACTTGATCGAACGCCACGTGCTCGCTGCCGAGCGCCTTCATGGCGACGACACCACCATCCGTATTCTGGCGAAGGGCAAGTGCACGACCGGGCGGATCTGGACTTATGTGCGGGATGACCGGCCGTTCGCCGGGCCTGCGCCGCCGGCAGCGGTCTATTACGCCTCGAGCGACCGACGAGGCGAGCATCCACAGAGACATCTGGCCGCCTTCGCCGGCATCTTGCAGGCGGATTGCTACAGCGGCTTCGAGCCGCTGTTCGACCCGCAGAAGAAGGCGCTGCCGATTACGCCGGCGTTTTGCGTGGCCCATGCGCGGCGGGGCTTCTTCGAGCTGGCTGATATCGAGAAAAATGCTCGGGAAGGCAAGAAAGGCAAACCGGTCTCCCCGATCGCGCTGGAGGCTGTCAGACGCCTCGATACGTTGTTCGAGATCGAGCGCGCCATCAACGGCCGCGGTGCCGGCGAGCGGCGTGCCGCTCGCCAGGAACAGAGTAAGTCACTTCTCGAGGACATGCATGCCTGGCTGCTCCGCGAGCGCGAAACCCTCTCGCGTTCCTCCGAGGTCCTGAAGCCGATTAACTACATGCTCAGGCGCTGGGACGGCTTCGCCCGCTTCCTCGACGACGGCAGGATCTGCTTGACCAACAATTGCGCTGAGCGCGCATTGAGAGGCATCGCCTTGGGAAGGCGCAACTGGACCTTCGCCGGCAGCCAACGCGGCGCCGACCGTGCCGCCATCATGCTGACGATGATCACGACCTGTCGCCTCAACGACGTCGATCCCAAGGCCTGGCTCGCCGACGTCCTGGCCCGTATCGCCGATCATCCCGCATCGCGTCTGCACGAGCTCTTGCCCTGGGAATGGAAGCTCCTGCGCCAGGCCGACAAGCCAGCCAATCAGCAGGCCGCCTGA
- the tnpB gene encoding IS66 family insertion sequence element accessory protein TnpB (TnpB, as the term is used for proteins encoded by IS66 family insertion elements, is considered an accessory protein, since TnpC, encoded by a neighboring gene, is a DDE family transposase.) → MIGLRAGLSIWIATQPVDFRRGMDSLAMLVSEAFGADPFDGGLYVFRSKRRDRVKILTWDGSGLVLYYKRIEGQFTWPPIKEGVMSLSHAQLSVLLDGSDWKRVPMRVVDQPMRAG, encoded by the coding sequence ATGATCGGGCTTCGAGCTGGGTTGTCGATCTGGATTGCGACGCAGCCGGTCGATTTCCGCCGCGGCATGGACTCGCTGGCGATGCTGGTGAGCGAGGCCTTTGGAGCCGATCCGTTCGACGGCGGACTTTATGTCTTCCGCTCCAAGCGCCGAGATCGCGTGAAGATCCTGACTTGGGATGGAAGCGGCCTTGTCCTTTACTACAAAAGAATCGAGGGGCAGTTCACCTGGCCGCCGATCAAGGAAGGCGTCATGTCGCTATCTCATGCTCAGCTCTCGGTGCTGCTCGATGGCTCGGACTGGAAGCGTGTGCCGATGCGAGTTGTGGATCAGCCGATGCGAGCTGGTTGA
- the tnpA gene encoding IS66-like element accessory protein TnpA: MPILEHGADTLQRVEIITGTGRRRRWSTDAKAAIVAESFAPGASVSAVARRHDISPSLLFLWRRQATRAQVAERGDRGMPPGFVPVAITGCGRPSEEQAAIEIEVGAIRIRVRGTVDREALCEVLAAVGTVGR; encoded by the coding sequence ATGCCTATCCTCGAACACGGCGCCGACACGCTGCAGCGTGTCGAGATCATCACCGGGACGGGCCGACGTCGGCGCTGGTCGACCGATGCGAAGGCGGCGATTGTTGCGGAGAGTTTTGCGCCGGGTGCAAGCGTGTCCGCAGTGGCGCGGCGACACGACATCAGTCCAAGCCTGTTGTTTCTCTGGCGTCGCCAGGCTACGCGGGCGCAGGTCGCGGAGCGCGGGGACAGAGGCATGCCACCTGGCTTTGTGCCGGTCGCGATCACCGGCTGTGGGCGCCCGAGTGAGGAGCAGGCGGCGATCGAGATCGAGGTCGGCGCGATTCGCATCCGTGTCAGGGGGACAGTCGACCGGGAGGCACTGTGCGAGGTGCTGGCGGCGGTCGGGACGGTTGGTCGATGA
- a CDS encoding DUF3892 domain-containing protein, translated as MANVKRDKSAYDVTEQGKTAKVIVKKHDGREYLKTENDRFLPDNLLSLQDCS; from the coding sequence ATTGCAAACGTCAAACGCGACAAAAGCGCTTACGATGTCACTGAGCAGGGCAAGACAGCCAAGGTGATCGTCAAAAAACACGATGGTCGCGAGTACCTCAAGACCGAGAACGATCGTTTTCTTCCCGATAATCTTCTGAGTCTTCAGGATTGCTCGTGA